The genome window CCGGCCGGCGGTGAAGCGCGGCCGCATCGTCAACCGCCTCACCGGCGACCCGTCCGAGCAGCTGCACGAGCGCCACGACGCCGGCGACTTCGAGACCCGGACCCAGGACAAGCTCGCGCCGCAAGGCTAGCCGCCGCAGCAGGCCGGCCGGAGCCCGGTGCGCCCGGGCTCTGACCGGGCCGCATGGCTCGTCTGTTGCCCCACCGCCGCGATGCTCCTAATGTCCGGCGGTTTTTCCTTGTGGAGGCAGGCATGGCGGCGGATGGACAGCAGCAGGTCAAGAAGGTGGTTCTCGCCTATTCGGGCGGGCTCGACACCTCGGTCATCCTGAAATGGCTGCAGGAGACCTATCGCTGCGAGGTCGTGACCTTCACCGCCGATCTCGGCCAGGGCGAGGAGCTGGAGCCGGCGCGGAAGAAGGCCGAGCTGCTCGGCATCAAGCCGCAGAACATCTTCATCCGCGACGTGCGCGAGGAGTTCGTGCGCGATTTCGTGTTCCCGATGTTCCGCGCCAACGCGCTCTATGAGGGCGTCTACCTGCTCGGCACCTCGATCGCCCGGCCGCTGATCTCCAAACACCTGGTCGAGATCGCGGCCGAAGTCGGCGCCGACGCCGTGGCCCATGGCGCCACCGGCAAGGGCAACGACCAGGTCCGGTTCGAGCTGTCGGCCTATGCGCTCAACCCGCACATCAAGGTGATCGCGCCCTGGCGCCTGTGGGACCTGACCAGCCGCACCCGCCTGCTCGCCTATGCCGAGGAGCGGCAGATCCCGATCGCCAAGGACAAGTACGGCGAGCCGCCCTATTCGACCGACGCCAACCTGCTGCACATCTCCTACGAGGGCAAGGCGCTGGAGGACCCCTGGGTCGAGCCGGATGAGGCGATGTACACCCGCTCGGTCAACCCGGCCCAGGCGCCGGACGAGCCGACCTATGTCGAGATCGAGTTCGAGCGCGGCGACGCGGTGGCGATCGACGGCGAGCGCCTGTCGCCTGCGGCGCTGCTGACCAGGCTGAACGAGCTCGGCGGCCGGAACGGCGTCGGCCGGCTCGACCTGGTCGAGAACCGCTTCGTCGGCATGAAGAGCCGCGGCGTCTACGAGACCCCGGGCGGCACCGTGCTGCTGGCCGCGCACCGCGCGATCGAGTCGATCACCCTCGACCGCGGCGCCGCGCACCTCAAGGACGAGGCGATGCCGCGCTACGCGGAGCTGATCTACAACGGCTTCTGGTACTCGCCGGAGCGCGAGGCGATCCAGGCGCTGATCGACAAGACCCAGGAGCGGGTCAACGGCACCGTCCGGCTGAAGCTGTGGAAGGGCAACGTCATCGTCGCCGGCCGCAAGAGCCCGAACAGCCTGTACCGCCTCGACTACGTCACCTTCGAGGAGGATTCGGTCTACGACCAGCGCGACGCCCAGGGCTTCATCAAGCTGAACGCCCTGCGCCTGCGCCTCGGCGCCATGGCCCGCGACAAGTAGGAAAAGGAAGCGCCCCGCTGCAAGCAGCGGGGCGCGGTTCTGCCGGTTGGTCCGGCTTAGACGTAGGTGAAGTCCGAGGCCGTCAGGCCCAGCGCCGCCAGGTCGGCCACGCTGTGGACGTTCGACAGTTGGACGAAGGTGTCCGCGTGGTTGGCCGAGGTGACATAGGCCAGGTTCGCGGTACCGGTCGCGCTGTCGTAATAGGCGATGATGTCCCCGGCGGTCTCGCCCGAGATCCCCGCGGCGGCGGCATCGGCCGACGCGAAGCCCTTGTCGGTGACCACGACCACAGCCTCGCCATTGGCGTCGGCGGCAGCCCCGCTGAAGAAGCTGGTCACCGCGCTGCCCGAGGTGCCGTCGCCGTTGTCGACGAAGTTCGCGCCCGCGCCGTCGCGGCCGACGCCGACGGCGTCGAAGGCGAAGGTGTCGTGGCTCGGGTCGAAATCCGTGACCGTGCTGAAGCCCTGGATCGAACCGAACTTCGGGTCATGGAAGCGGAACAGGAAGCTGTCGTCGCCGGCGCCGCCGACGAGATAGTCCCTGCCGTCGCCGCTGATGAGGGTGTCGTTGCCGGCATCCCCGTAGAGCTTGTCGTTGCCTTCGCCGACATCGGTGCGCGCCGTGTCGCGGCCGTTGTCGCCGGCAAGGGTGTCGTTGCCGATGCCGCCATAGACGGCGTCGTTGCCCTCGCTGCCGAAGACGTGGTCGTTGCCAGCGCCGCCATAGACATGGTCGATGTTCTGGCCGCCGAAGACGAAGTCGTCGCCGTCCTCGCCGTAGACGTAATCGTTGCCCTGGTCGCCGTTGATATGGTCGGCCCCGGCGCCGCCGCGGACGGTGTCGTCGCCGAGATTGCCCGTGAGGGTGTCGTTGCCGTCGTCACCGCGGACGGTGTCGTTGCCGGAGCCGGCATCGATGTTGTCGTTGCCGCTGCCGCCCTTGGCGACGTCGTTGCCCCACCCGGCCAGAATGGTGTCGTTGCCGAGGTCGCCGTTGATGCGGTCGTGACCCCAGGGATCGATGATCAGATCGTCACCTGCGCCGCCGACAAGAATGTCGTCGCCCAGTCCTCCCACGATCGGATTTGGCATGACTGATTACTCCTTTATGCGGGAAACCTTATGCCCAAAGGCATAATACTCAGAATCATGACCGTTGCATGAATCATCACAAGATTTCCCTGATGTCTACACACAGAGTTCGGTGTGGAATCTGTCAAAAATGCGCCCGGCATTTTGTTAATGTTCGTTTCAAAGCCTGGATGTCACCGCAGGCTTTGTGTTGAGAGATCCAAGGCGGGATCTGCCTAAAACATGGTCTCCGAAAATCTCTTATCCGGAGGTTCAAATTTGTCACAGTCGAATCTCGCTTCGGCCGGAGGCTCGTTAGCCGAGTCGAGATCGAAACCAGAATCGGGAGAAGTCAGGGTGCCGTCGGCGCGTCGAAACCTGATTCCGTCAGGATCGTCTGGCCGGCCGGGGACAGGATGGACAGCGCCAGGCGATAGGCCTCCGGCGGAGCGTCCTTCAGCACGGTCAGGCCGTAGGCGGCGCCGACAGCCAGCGCCTTGGGCAGCGGCACGACCACGAGCTCGGGCCGCTCCGCCTGTGCCGCCTTGCCGCTGGTGCAGTAGCCGAGGAACATGTCGGCTCTGTCGTGCCGGATCAGCCAGGCGGCGGCGTTGGCGTCCTCCGGCAGGCCAAGCTTCCGGGCGCTGTCGGCGGCCCCGACCAGCTGCAGCGCCTTTCCGTCCAGCGTCGCATAGGCGCCGGGGCGCACCGCCTCGGCCTTGCGGAACATGGCCCAGGTGTAGTCGCCGGACGGGTCGCTGCCGGGGGTCGAGGTGCCGAGCCTGACCGCCGGGTCCAGCGCGCGATCGAGCACGTTGTCCGCCGTCAGCCCGACCTTCGGCGCGGCAATGGCGCAGAGCCGGTTGCGGGCGAACACGACCGGCGGGCCGCCCAGCCCCTCCCTGGCGAGCCTCTCGGGATGGCCGGTGAGGTGAAGATGTCGACCTTGTCCCCGGCCTCGATCCGCTCCCGCATCGCGCCGGAGAGGCCGAAGCGCGCGCTCACCTCCGTGCCGCCCGACTGCCGGAAGGCCTCGATGATCCGCAGCATCGCACCGCGCAGGCTGCCGGCGCCGTACAGGGTCAGGGCCGGATCCGCCCCCGCGGCGGGCGTCGCCAGAAGCACGCATCCGATGACAGCAGCCGCCAGCCGGCGCATGGCTTTCCTCCACCGCTTTCCGTCGCCGGACGCTAGCGGTGTCCTGCGATATGTTCAATCAGATATAACGAGAAGCCTGCGGCCATATCCGCGTATTCCGGCCGGTTGCGGCTTGCGCCGTTGCGCGGTCCATGCGCGCAAGTTTCGGTCGAATCCATATCGGGTGACTAGGCGATGGTCGAAAGGCTGCCTATGTGACTGGCTTCGGCTCACTTGGCCGACCGGCCGGGATCTCATTCGGCCGTGAACGACGGCGGCTTCGGCTGCCTATGGAGTGAAGACGTATGGCGACTGGTACCGTGAAGTGGTTCAACACCACCAAGGGCTTCGGGTTCATCCAGCCGGACAACGGCGGCAAGGACGTGTTCGTCCACATCTCGGCGGTGGAAGCGGCCGGGCTGCGGACCCTGAACGAAGGTCAGCAGGTCACGTTCGAGCTGGCGCGCGGCCGTGACGGCCGGGAGTCGGCGGCGAACCTGCAGGTTTCCTGACGGTCCGCATCGAAGGCTGAATCAAAAGGGCGGCATCCCCGAGGGATGTCGCCCTTTTTGCTTGAAGCGTCGCGGCGACCCGCGTCAGCGGTATCGCGAGCGGAAGCGCTCGCGGGGGGTCTCGCCGATCCGGGTGCCGGCCCGCAGGCCGCGCAAGGCCGTGGTCTCGCGCCAGGGCAGCGCGGCGTCCGCCGGCGGCTCGGCGATCTGGCGCCGGGGCGCATCGACCACGGGACGGGGCGCCTCCTCCGCCCCGGAGCCCTCGACCAACTCGGTCAGGGCGTCATAGACCTGCCGGATGATCTCCGGCACATGCGCGGCCTTGGTCTCGGTCCCGCGCAGATGCGCGGCCACGATCGCCGCAGTGACTTCGAGACCCTGGTTCGGCGTCGCCAGCGCCGCGCCGATCTCATCGATGGGCATCCGGCCCCCTCGTTGCTGTTGCTCTATCCGGTGACCTTCCAAGGACGTCCGGGCGGCGACGTCTATTCCGCCGGAAAACGAATTCCGGCCGCGCCGTCGCCACCGCCATCAAGGATCGAAAGGCCTATCGGTTCCCTCCTTCGGCGTAGGTGCGCCGGATCGTCGCTGCTGCCGGCGCGGTCGGTCGCGCCGGACCCCGAAAACAGAAAAGCCCGGCGCAAGCCGGGCTTTTCCAAAGGCTTGGGTGAAGAAGGGCTTATGCGGCCTGCTTCACCATGCTGCGCAGCACATATTGCAGGATGCCGCCGTTCTTGAAGTACTCCAGCTCGTCCAGCGTATCGATGCGGCAGAGCAGGGGCACGTCCTGGCGGCTGCCGTCCGCGCGGGTGATGGTCAGCACCATCTCCTGCCGCGGCTTCAGCCCGGCGGCGATGCCGAGGATGTCGAAGGTCTCGGTGCCGTCCAGCTTCAGGTCCAGGCGGGTGGTGCCGCCCGTGAACTGCAGCGGCAGCACGCCCATGCCGACCAGGGTCGAACGGTGGATGCGCTCGAAGCTCTCCGCCACCACCGCCTTGACGCCCAGCAGGCGGGTGCCCTTGGCGGCCCAGTCGCGGCTGGAGCCCGTGCCGTACTCCTTGCCGGCGATGATCACCAGCGGCACGCCCTCGGCCTGGTAGCGCATCGAGGCGTCGTAGATCGGCAGCGTGTCGCCCGAGGGCTGGTGCTTGGTGAAGCCGCCCTCGACGCCCGGCACCAGCTCGTTCCTGATGCGGATGTTGGCGAAGGTGCCGCGCATCATCACTTCATGGTTGCCGCGGCGGGCGCCGTAGCTGTTGAAGTCGAGCGGCCGGACCTGGTGCTCCAGCAGGTACTCGCCCGCCGGGCTGTCCTTCTTGATCGAGCCGGCCGGGGAGATGTGGTCGGTGGTGACGCTGTCGGCCAGCACCGCCAGCAGGCGGGCGCCGCGCACGTCGGTCACCGGCTCCGGCTCCTTCTGCATGCCGGTGAAGAAGGGCGGGTACTGGACGTAGGTGGAGCCGGGGTTCCAGTTGTAGGTCTCGCTCTCCGCCGTCTCGATGCTCCGCCATTCCTGCGGGCCCTCGAACACGTTGGCGTAGCGGCTGCGGAACATCTCCGGCGTCAGGCACTGCTCGATCGTCTCGGCGATCTCCTGCGCGGTCGGCCAGACATCCTTCAGATAGACCGGCTGGCCGTCGCTGCCGGTGCCCAGCGGCTCAGTGGTGATGTCCTTGGTCATCGTGCCGAGCAGGGCATAGGCCACCACCAGCGGCGGCGAGGCCAGGTAGTTCGACCGCACATGCGGGCTGATGCGGCCCTCGAAGTTGCGGTTGCCCGACAGCACGGCGGCGACGTTCAGGTTGCCCTTCTCGACCGCCGCGGCGATCTCGTCCGGCA of Inquilinus sp. Marseille-Q2685 contains these proteins:
- a CDS encoding argininosuccinate synthase: MAADGQQQVKKVVLAYSGGLDTSVILKWLQETYRCEVVTFTADLGQGEELEPARKKAELLGIKPQNIFIRDVREEFVRDFVFPMFRANALYEGVYLLGTSIARPLISKHLVEIAAEVGADAVAHGATGKGNDQVRFELSAYALNPHIKVIAPWRLWDLTSRTRLLAYAEERQIPIAKDKYGEPPYSTDANLLHISYEGKALEDPWVEPDEAMYTRSVNPAQAPDEPTYVEIEFERGDAVAIDGERLSPAALLTRLNELGGRNGVGRLDLVENRFVGMKSRGVYETPGGTVLLAAHRAIESITLDRGAAHLKDEAMPRYAELIYNGFWYSPEREAIQALIDKTQERVNGTVRLKLWKGNVIVAGRKSPNSLYRLDYVTFEEDSVYDQRDAQGFIKLNALRLRLGAMARDK
- a CDS encoding calcium-binding protein, yielding MPNPIVGGLGDDILVGGAGDDLIIDPWGHDRINGDLGNDTILAGWGNDVAKGGSGNDNIDAGSGNDTVRGDDGNDTLTGNLGDDTVRGGAGADHINGDQGNDYVYGEDGDDFVFGGQNIDHVYGGAGNDHVFGSEGNDAVYGGIGNDTLAGDNGRDTARTDVGEGNDKLYGDAGNDTLISGDGRDYLVGGAGDDSFLFRFHDPKFGSIQGFSTVTDFDPSHDTFAFDAVGVGRDGAGANFVDNGDGTSGSAVTSFFSGAAADANGEAVVVVTDKGFASADAAAAGISGETAGDIIAYYDSATGTANLAYVTSANHADTFVQLSNVHSVADLAALGLTASDFTYV
- a CDS encoding cold-shock protein — translated: MATGTVKWFNTTKGFGFIQPDNGGKDVFVHISAVEAAGLRTLNEGQQVTFELARGRDGRESAANLQVS
- a CDS encoding MucR family transcriptional regulator, translating into MPIDEIGAALATPNQGLEVTAAIVAAHLRGTETKAAHVPEIIRQVYDALTELVEGSGAEEAPRPVVDAPRRQIAEPPADAALPWRETTALRGLRAGTRIGETPRERFRSRYR